A window of Bos mutus isolate GX-2022 chromosome 3, NWIPB_WYAK_1.1, whole genome shotgun sequence genomic DNA:
GCAGTTAGGACTTCAGTCTAGAGGCCTGCAAACTCAGTAACTAGAATTTTTACATCATAGAAGAAATATTATTGAGATGGAGGCTCCAAAAGACTCCAGCCTCCCAACATGGCTATGTAAACCTATCTGACTGTACGTATTTCTTCTCATCTATGCAGTTAATTTAGCTTGCTATTTTTATCTAGAACAGTTTTTGTATCCACTTATTCTACTtgcaatatatttataatattccaACATGACTATCCAGGCCAGAAGCACTTGCTGGAATTTAGTCTCTTAGAAAGCTTCCTTGGCAAATGGCAAGAGACCTCTATCCTTCTTCCCCACCTAAGTGAAACTCATTAGAAGACTGAGGCCTATTCAGAAGAATCTATTGAGTGCCCTCTTCAGTGTGCTGGTCTTTGGTAGAAAATTGTGCCTTATCATACTGGCTTCTGGCCCTACCTCTACGGCCTTCCTGATCTCCCTTCTTTTTCGTTCTAATATGAGCGTTTCAATCAAGCAAGTCCCATGTGAAGTAGAAGACAGAGCATACAAAATCCCTATAACATTTTGTATTCTAGGATATCGTCTCTTTTTATAGCAGGGGACACATAGTTTTCACCTTTATTCCATTGAACACATGATATTTGGAGTCTGACTGTGGTCAAAGAGAGTGAAGAGTATAGCTAACAATGAGCTCTgtcatttcttaaacttttttccCTGACCAAAAGGGGCCACTTTTCCTCTGGAAATGCTGTCTCCTGGTCTTCATTGTAAATACAGACAatataatgtttcttcttttaggTTCCTTCATCTTTGCCAAAATGACCGAACTCCTGAACAGCATACTCACCGTGATTAGAGTGTTCCAGAAATATGCCAAAGAGAATGGGGATTCCACCTCACTATGCAAGGAGGAGTTGAAGCAGCTGCTCTTGGCTGAGTTTGGAGACATCCTCCGGGTAAGATGCTCAGACTTTGAGCCCCATGGAGACAAGTGTGAATTACACTGACACCTGCCTTTAGAATgttatgctttttgttttatttgttcatgATCTACCCTGTAACTAAAAGAATTTCAGGCAGCTCCTTAGTAGTTCTcttccagcacacacacacacacacacacctccttgTATTTTTGTTCAAACAAGAGGGAGTACAGCTCAGGCTGGAAATCATTTCTCAGGAGAAAATCTGAGATTTGTATCTTGATTTCCATATTTAAGTGTTGTCCACacatctcattcatttatttgttcagtaaAGAGTCACTGAACATCTACTACATACCACCATTCTGGGCACTGGGGATACAAACATGAATAAAACCAGCTTCCCCTCCCTCCAGGATCTCACAGTGTGGTTAGAAAAACCAGATGAACAAACAATACAACATAGCATGGGGTGGAATGGGATAGCTTCCTCAAATGATTCAAAGTAATTATTAATGAAGCTGATTTTAAATAAGTGTATCTATCCCTACTGTTATGCTCCCATTGGTCCAGCAAGGGATGAGATTCTGAGAACCAGCTTATCAAAGACTAGAACCAAGCATAGGCCACTTTAGATTAGTGGTTTCTCAATCGAAGGTTTATGCAGGACTAAATGGACTGGGGCACAGATACTGACACTATCCATAGGAGAACATCtgatttttttgcttgttttaccTTTGCACAGAGACCAAACGACCCAGAGACTGTGGAAACCATCTTGAGCCTCTTGGATAGAAACAGAAATGAGCATGTTGATTTTCATGAATATCTCCTGATGGTGTTCCAGTTGGCCCAAGCCTGCTATCATAGGCTGGATAATGAATCATATGGAGATAGAACCTCTCAGCAAGAAAGGAAGCAGGAGGGAACACAAGGCCATACATTTCCAACAAATACAGGCAGACAACACAGGAAGAGACATGAGGGAGAAAGGCAGGATTCCTGCCATAGTCAGTCTGAGAAACAAAGCCAAGATACCCACCAAGATCAATCTGAGAGACAAGACAGGGACTCTCGCTACGGTCAGTCAGAGAGACAAGACAGGGACTCCCACTATGGTCAGACTGAGAGACAGGGTCAGGACTCCAGCTCTGGTCAAAGACTGAGTAATAAATCTGGCAGTGGCAATCCTGAAAGACAAGGCTATGTCTTTGCCCTAAATCAGTATGAGAAACAACTTCAAGATTCTCATTGTGGACAATCTGATAGGCTTGGACAACAGTCAAGCTATGGCCAGTCTGGAAGACTTAGAGAGGATCCTCAGTATAGCCACACAAACCAACAGGAATCGGGCTCTTATAATGAACAGTCTGGAAGGCTGGGTCAAGAATCAGGCTATGGTCAGAGAAATAGGCAAGAATTGGAGTCCCACTAtggccagacagacagacaaggtcTGAGCGCTCACTATAGCCAGACAAGGCCAGACAGACAAGGCCAGAGTTACCATTAtggtcagacagacagacaaggccAGAGCTCTCACTAtggtcagacagacagacaaggtcTGAGCGCTCACTAtggtcagacagacagacaaggccTGAGCTCTCACTAtggtcagacagacagacaaggccTGAGCTCTCACTATGGGCAGACGGACAGACAAGGCCAAAGATCTCACTATgatcagacagacagacaaggccTGAGCTCTCAGTATGGTCAGATGGATAGACAAGGCCTGAGCTCTCACTacgggcagacagacagacaaggccTGAGCTCTCACTATGGGCAGACGGACAGACAAGGCCAAAGATCTCACTATgatcagacagacagacaaggccTGAGCTCTCAGTATGGTCAGATGGATAGACAAGGCCTGAGCTCTCACTacgggcagacagacagacaaggccTGAGCTCTCAATATGGTCGAACGGACAGACAAGGCCAAAGATCTCACTATgatcagacagacagacaaggtcTGAGCTCTCAGTAtggtcagacagacagacaaggccAGAGTTCCCACTATGATGAGACAGGCGGACAAGGCCTGAGCTCTCACTAtggtcagacagacagacaaggccTGAGCTCTCAGTAtggtcagacagacagacaaggccAGAGTTCCCACTATgatgagacagacagacaagacCTGAGCTCTCACTAtggtcagacagacagacaaggtcTGAGCTCTCAGTATGGTCAGACAGACAGGCAAGGCCAGAGTTTCCACTATGATGAGACAGATAGACAAGGCCTGAGCTCTCACTAtggtcagacagacagacaaggtcTGAGCTCTCAGTATGGGCAGACAGATAGACAAGGCCTGAGCTCTCACTatgggcagacagacagacaaggtcTGAGCTCTCAGTATGGGCAGACAGATAGACAAGGCCTGAGCTCTCACTATGGTCAGACAGACAGGCAAGGCCAGAGTTCCCACTATGATGAGACAGACAGGCATGGCCTGAGCACTCGATAtagtcagacagacagacaaggtgTGAACTCTCAATACGGTCAGTCAGAGACTGGGGAAACTAGGCAAAATAGGTGCTTCCAAGGGAACGAGGGAGCAAGCAGAGACTCACATGTTGAGCAATCAGGAAGGCCAGGAAGACCAAGTCAATATACTCAAGGACAGGAAGTAAACCGAAATCAGGGACAGAGATTCCAGACTAGGGAAGGGCAGCAGAACAGTCGCCAGGCATGGGAGTCCGAAGAGGACAGCCAACACAAACTAGTAGCACAAATTCAGCAAGAAAGGCCACCCTGTCACAGAGGGAGTGACTGGCAATCACACAGTGGTGAGCAGGGCCACAGACAGGTCCAGACCAGGCAGAGTCATGGTGAGAAGCAGAGCCACCAGGCAGAGGAAGAGCAGGACCACCAAAGCTGCGGTAGACACAGTCATGAGGGTCAGGAAACTCCACGTGAGACATGGGACAGGGAAACCCGTGAAGATAAGCAGACCCCTCAGAGACGAGACAGGCAGACTCATGAGGATCAGCAGACCGGTCAGAGACAAGACAGGCAAACCCATGAAGATGAGCAGACCCGTCAGAGACGAGACAGGCAAACCCACGAAGATGAGCAGACCCGTCAGAGACGAGACAGGCAGACTCATGAAGATGAGCAGACCCATCAGAGACGAGACAGGCAGACCCACGAAGATGAGCAGACCCGTCAGAGACGAGACAGGCAGACCCACGAAGATGAGCAGACCCGTCAGAGACGAGACAGGCAGACCCACGAAGATGAGCAGACCCGTCAGAGACAAGACAGGCCGACTCGTGAGGATCAGCAGACCGGTCAGAGACGAGACAGGCAAACACATGAAGATGAGCAGACCCGTCAGGGACAAGACAGGCAAACCCATGAAGATGAGCAGACCCACGAAGATGAGCAGACCCGTCAGAGACAAGACAGGCAAACCCATGAAGAGGATCAAAACCGTCGACAACAACAGGATTGGCAAACCCATAAGGATAAAGAGAGGTATCAAGAGTCCCAGTATCGACAATCCCATGGGACCCAGGAAGGATGTGCCAACAGAGAAAAATTTCATATGAATGAAGATGGCCAGAGTCCAAGTTCCCAAGGAAGATGCAGTGACCTGGCCTTCCATCCAACCCAGAATGCTGGGAGGCCTCAAAGAAGAGAACAGGGTGGAAGTCACCCTATCAAGGCAACTATTGCTCCCAATCCACTCTATGACTACGTACAAGAGCAGAAAGGGGTTTGGCACTAGGCTGTGCATTGCACCAAGAGCTAAAGCAACATGAAGCCAAGGAAGAAATCTACACATCAAGTTCATCCTTACTTCTGCTTAAGAGATTGAAAATGTGTATCTTCATTCTCTCCTCTACTCTATCTAACCACAAGGATGCTTTTAGGAACTAGAATTCACTTCTAGGGCATTTCAGTTCTTTGATCAGCAATTCCAGAATGCTCTGGTTGGGTAAAATCTGAGTGGTAAATTGGGTGAAATAATCAGATCCCAATTTTGATTAATTTGGGGATTTAAATCATTTcctggtttgttctctgtatagGTGGGACATGATTGGATCATTGAAAGGTAAGAATTTCACTCAAAAGTTCAGAAACAGGAAAGGCATTCTAAAGATATACATTATAACCCGAGGAGAGGACACCAGAACTTACAGAGCTCTTGTGGCTAAACCATCAAGAATTGCAAGCCTCATAGCCTACACTAAAATGAAATACAGTGAGAGGCTGCTAGACATCCACAACACCCCCATGCCCATGTCTCTACCCCTCATCAGGACTGGCCACTGAGCTATCATGAGAGCTGATTGGACTGATTCCAGTTCGATGCCTTTTAGTTTCTGATCacatgaaacagaaaacatgTCATCTGTTGGCAGATTCCAACAAGCCAACACTGTTGATCCCTAGCTCCTGGAGCCTGAAAACCTTTCATGAGAAAGTCTATGGAATTGTATTAAAATACCCAATAAATGATTGGTGAGCATCAACCTCAGtgactcttttctttcttcactatGGGGCCATCCTATCTTCACTTGTAGGCATTTTCCAAGGATAAGAAATCATTTCTCCACTTTTAAGATCTCTTTGTTCTTTGAGCTCCTGAGcacttaaaataataagaatCAATATGAAACAAAGAACAAGGAGTCAAAAGGAACTTATCTAAACATCGTCTTCAGCTCCTTCCCCTGCAGAGGAGTCAAATTTGACTCCTTCCGCTCATTCAGCTCCATATTCAAGtgatcattgtgtgtgtgtgcacttagttattcagtcatgtctgactctttgcgaccccatgaactgtaggccaccaagctcctctgtccatgggattctccaggcaagaatactggagtgggttgccacttccttctctaggtgatcttcctgacacagggattggactcaggtctcctgcattgtaggcagattctttaccatctgagccatcagggaagcctgcaagTGATCATTAAGTCTTGCCAACTCTACATCCACCACACCTCTTAAATCTCTTCCCACTTCTCCATCTCCACCACCTTAACCTCCCTTCTCTTCAGTGACCTGAGAATAAAGTTCATACCCCTTAGCATGGCACACAGGACCTCCACAATCTAACCCAAATGACCTACCCAGCCTAATCTCATGAAAGACTCCTCCAAGGAACATTTAATACTTTTTCTTAGTGTACCATAGACTTtcaataaatcatatttttaatatacaattcCACAGTCTGGAATACCTTCCCCCCTCTTTCAGTCTGGCAAAAACCTCAGCATCCTTTGTGTCCCAACTAAAATATCACATCTATGGGCAGCTTCCCTGGATACTCCAAGCATTCTTTCCCCTAAATTTTTACTCATTCCTGCGATATCATTTGTTACACTATAGTAATTCTCTCCCCTACCAAACTGGAAATAAGACCATATCTCACTCAAACTTGTACTACTTAGCACTTAGTGCCTCCACTGAAGTTTAGTGGCCCTCATCATTTGTTGAATAGATAGGCAGATGGAGAAAATTAGTGTGACTTCAGAATAAATTcaactgaatatttatttggGCTTTCCTATCTATTATGCAgtaatagaaaaaggaaattaatgagATCCTTATTCAGTAAGTGAATGGAAAAATAACCTCTTTGGATATTTTAATCAAAAGGGGATTTAGTGTCCAGAATTATATGGGTTGCATCATTGAAAAATAGGAAGCAACTTCTGGAACTATTGGGTTCAATACATCACCAGTGCCACAGTTAAGGAATGAGAAAGCTGGAATCCAGAAGTGGCCTCACATTGCTGCCAAAATTGCCTATCAACATCCATGATTCCATAACCGTATTTGCCAAGAGAAATAGCCCAAATCACAATATCTTCCAAATATCATGCAAAATCACCTAACTGATAAAATGTAATTCACATCTAGAACTCTAGCATAAGGGAGTCTAGGAAACACAGAAGTAGATAAGAATGGATACTGAGGACTATCAGATCATCTTCAGCATAGGAAGGATATAAAATCTCATAACAACAATTCCTTTCCTGGAGAACATTCCTATCTAATAGCAAGAAATATGTGTACAGAAAAAAAACCATTAAATAAGACAAAATGTCCTAAATACAAGAAAATTGCTG
This region includes:
- the RPTN gene encoding repetin yields the protein MTELLNSILTVIRVFQKYAKENGDSTSLCKEELKQLLLAEFGDILRRPNDPETVETILSLLDRNRNEHVDFHEYLLMVFQLAQACYHRLDNESYGDRTSQQERKQEGTQGHTFPTNTGRQHRKRHEGERQDSCHSQSEKQSQDTHQDQSERQDRDSRYGQSERQDRDSHYGQTERQGQDSSSGQRLSNKSGSGNPERQGYVFALNQYEKQLQDSHCGQSDRLGQQSSYGQSGRLREDPQYSHTNQQESGSYNEQSGRLGQESGYGQRNRQELESHYGQTDRQGLSAHYSQTRPDRQGQSYHYGQTDRQGQSSHYGQTDRQGLSAHYGQTDRQGLSSHYGQTDRQGLSSHYGQTDRQGQRSHYDQTDRQGLSSQYGQMDRQGLSSHYGQTDRQGLSSHYGQTDRQGQRSHYDQTDRQGLSSQYGQMDRQGLSSHYGQTDRQGLSSQYGRTDRQGQRSHYDQTDRQGLSSQYGQTDRQGQSSHYDETGGQGLSSHYGQTDRQGLSSQYGQTDRQGQSSHYDETDRQDLSSHYGQTDRQGLSSQYGQTDRQGQSFHYDETDRQGLSSHYGQTDRQGLSSQYGQTDRQGLSSHYGQTDRQGLSSQYGQTDRQGLSSHYGKIGASKGTREQAETHMLSNQEGQEDQVNILKDRK